A region of Lycium barbarum isolate Lr01 chromosome 1, ASM1917538v2, whole genome shotgun sequence DNA encodes the following proteins:
- the LOC132640969 gene encoding protein DETOXIFICATION 18-like, with product MTMDSSSSSNPKSPMLPPASRDTNKWWITINKVIDVEEAKDQILFSLPMIVVTSCFYFINLVSVMFAGHLGKLELAASNLGNSWAEVSGLSFMVGLSGALETLCGQGYGAKMYKMMGIHLQISCIISFLFSTTIAIIWWYSDKILILFHQDPDIAKEAGVFLKFLIPGLFAYGFLQNVLAFLQAQSIIMPLVVCSIGSLVIHIGIAYGLVHWTSLGFKGAPLAASISIWISILMLGVYVFFSKRFSQIWRDGLLFVSFHDILINLKLALPSAAMICLEYWSLELLVLFAGLMPNSETTTSLIAISVNTEAIAYMVSYGLSAAASTRVANELGAGNPDKAKHAMVVTLKLSVLLVLIVDSALFFGHNAWAGLFTDSPEIIKKFATMTPLLLISFVFDLFQGILSGVARGCGWQHLAMCINLATLYFIGMPIAGLLAFKFNLHAQGLWMGLICGLACQASGLLLLTLLIRWEKVEASTKCNRENELQA from the exons ATGACTATGGATAGCTCATCATCAAGCAATCCCAAAAGTCCCATGTTACCTCCAGCATCCCGGGACACAAACAAATGGTGGATTACTATTAATAAGGTAATAGATGTTGAAGAAGCCAAGGATCAAATACTCTTCTCTTTGCCAATGATTGTTGTGACAAGTTGTTTCTACTTCATCAACCTTGTCTCAGTCATGTTTGCTGGTCATCTTGGCAAACTTGAACTTGCTGCCTCAAATCTTGGTAATTCATGGGCTGAGGTCTCTGGTTTGTCTTTCATG GTTGGCTTAAGTGGTGCACTTGAGACATTATGCGGCCAAGGGTATGGAGCTAAAATGTACAAAATGATGGGGATACATCTTCAAATATCATGCATCATATCATTCTTATTTTCTACAACAATTGCTATTATCTGGTGGTATTCTGATAAgattctcattttatttcatcaaGATCCTGACATAGCAAAAGAAGCAGGGGTGTTCTTGAAATTCCTCATACCAGGATTATTTGCATATGGCTTCTTGCAAAATGTTTTGGCGTTTCTTCAAGCACAATCAATTATAATGCCTCTGGTTGTGTGTTCAATTGGATCTTTAGTTATACACATTGGCATTGCCTATGGCTTGGTTCATTGGACAAGTCTTGGTTTTAAAGGAGCACCATTAGCAGCTTCAATTTCAATTTGGATTTCGATCCTCATGTTGGGTGTATACGTGTTTTTCTCAAAGAGATTCAGTCAAATCTGGAGGGATGGTCTCTTGTTCGTGTCGTTTCATGATATCCTCATAAACTTGAAGTTGGCTTTGCCCTCTGCTGCCATGATATG TTTGGAGTACTGGTCTCTTGAGCTTCTTGTGTTATTTGCTGGTTTGATGCCAAACTCAGAAACAACTACTTCCCTAATTGCAATCAG TGTTAATACTGAAGCCATTGCCTACATGGTGTCATATGGTCTGAGTGCAGCTGCAAG CACCAGGGTGGCAAATGAGTTAGGAGCTGGAAATCCTGACAAAGCTAAACATGCTATGGTTGTGACTCTCAAGCTATCTGTTCTTCTTGTTCTTATAGTTGATTCGGCTCTATTTTTTGGTCATAATGCTTGGGCTGGCCTCTTCACTGATAGCCCAGAAATAATAAAAAAGTTTGCCACCATGACACCTCTTCTCTTGATCTCCTTTGTATTCGATCTCTTTCAAGGAATTTTATCAG GGGTGGCTAGGGGATGTGGATGGCAGCATTTGGCTATGTGCATCAACTTGGCTACATTATATTTCATTGGCATGCCAATAGCTGGCCTTCTTGCTTTCAAGTTCAACCTACATGCTCAG GGTTTATGGATGGGCTTGATATGTGGTCTAGCTTGCCAAGCTTCTGGCTTATTGCTATTGACATTGTTGATCAGATGGGAAAAAGTGGAAGCCTCAACAAAGTGCAATAGAGAAAATGAACTTCAAGCTTAA